A single window of Providencia alcalifaciens DNA harbors:
- the kdpC gene encoding potassium-transporting ATPase subunit KdpC, with amino-acid sequence MNMFRSSLMILVLLTLVTGIAYPLLVTGLSNVIFPTQSMGSLILQDNRIIGSSLIGQSYQNDNYFYGRPSVTAEMPYNALASGGSNLAISNPLLTKELTERSVALKQHEPDGGDTLPVDLLTASSSGLDPHISVAAALYQAPRIAKNRQLSIDKVKSLITDNTQSPLFRFLGEPVVNVLELNLALDTYQREANSQNH; translated from the coding sequence ATGAACATGTTTCGTTCTTCATTGATGATTTTAGTTTTATTAACGCTGGTGACTGGGATTGCTTATCCGTTACTTGTGACGGGGCTTTCTAATGTCATTTTTCCAACTCAATCGATGGGTTCACTGATCCTACAAGATAATCGCATTATCGGTTCATCGTTAATTGGGCAGTCTTATCAAAATGACAATTACTTTTATGGTCGCCCATCAGTGACAGCAGAAATGCCCTATAACGCACTGGCTTCGGGTGGCAGTAACCTCGCTATTAGTAATCCTCTATTAACCAAGGAACTGACTGAGCGCTCGGTTGCATTGAAACAGCATGAACCCGATGGCGGTGATACTTTGCCAGTGGATTTACTGACCGCCTCTTCCAGTGGGCTAGATCCGCATATTTCAGTTGCCGCTGCTTTATATCAAGCGCCGCGTATTGCCAAAAACAGACAGTTATCGATAGACAAGGTAAAATCGCTTATTACTGACAATACTCAATCTCCCCTGTTTCGATTTTTAGGAGAGCCAGTCGTCAACGTATTAGAGTTAAACCTTGCCCTTGATACCTATCAACGGGAAGCTAACAGTCAAAATCACTGA
- the kdpB gene encoding potassium-transporting ATPase subunit KdpB: MKNQKTQLFDSKLVRQSTIDAIKKLTPQAQWRNPVMFVVYIGSIITTLLWIAMVAGYSEGNAWFSGMVTLWLWFTVLFANFAEALAEGRSKAQAQSLKGVKQQSRATKLATASLDAPQEMVSSDQLRKGDIVLIRAGETIPCDGEVIEGGASVDESAITGESAPVIRESGGDFSSVTGGTRVLSDWLIVECTVNPGETFLDRMISMVEGAQRRKTPNEIALTILLTALTIIFVLVCATLYPFTLYATEYAGAGGAVSIIVLIALLICLIPTTIGGLLSSIGVAGMSRMLGANVIATSGRAVEAAGDVDVLLLDKTGTITLGNRQASEFLPLSGVSEQQLADAAQLSSLADETPEGRSIVVLAKQKFNLRERDIHAMNATFVPFSAMTRMSGVNVGERMIRKGSADAIRRYVEANHGKFPVEADKLVEQVAHTGGTPLVVVDSQTVLGVVALKDIVKGGMKERFAQMRAMGIKTVMITGDNHLTAAAIAAEAGVDDFLAEATPEAKLALIRQYQSEGRLVAMTGDGTNDAPALAQADVAVAMNSGTQAAKEAGNMVDLDSNPTKLIEVVHIGKQMLMTRGSLTTFSIANDIAKYFAIIPACFAVTWPQLNALNIMHLHSPASALLSAVIFNALIIVFLIPLALKGVNYRPMSSQSLLQRNLGLYGLGGLIVPFVGIKLIDMFISLFGI, translated from the coding sequence ATGAAAAATCAAAAAACACAATTATTTGATAGCAAACTGGTTCGCCAATCGACGATTGATGCCATTAAAAAACTGACACCACAGGCCCAATGGCGTAATCCAGTCATGTTTGTGGTTTACATCGGCAGTATTATTACGACTTTATTATGGATAGCCATGGTCGCCGGCTATAGCGAAGGCAACGCTTGGTTTAGTGGCATGGTCACTTTATGGTTATGGTTTACTGTGCTGTTTGCCAACTTTGCAGAAGCTTTAGCGGAAGGCCGTAGTAAAGCGCAAGCTCAGAGTTTAAAAGGCGTAAAACAGCAAAGCCGAGCGACCAAACTGGCGACAGCGTCTCTCGATGCACCGCAAGAAATGGTCAGTTCAGACCAACTTCGTAAAGGCGATATCGTCCTGATCCGCGCAGGGGAAACCATTCCTTGTGATGGCGAAGTGATTGAAGGCGGTGCCTCCGTAGATGAAAGTGCCATTACAGGTGAATCCGCGCCTGTGATCCGTGAATCCGGTGGAGACTTTTCATCGGTCACGGGGGGAACTCGCGTACTTTCTGACTGGCTGATTGTCGAATGTACGGTTAACCCGGGTGAAACATTCTTAGACCGCATGATCTCCATGGTGGAAGGCGCACAACGCCGTAAAACGCCCAATGAAATCGCGCTCACTATATTATTAACCGCACTGACCATTATCTTTGTTCTAGTGTGTGCAACGTTATATCCGTTCACCTTGTATGCCACGGAATACGCAGGTGCAGGTGGTGCGGTGTCTATCATTGTATTGATTGCCTTGCTGATCTGTCTGATCCCTACCACCATTGGCGGGTTACTTTCTTCCATTGGGGTTGCCGGAATGAGCCGTATGCTAGGCGCAAACGTGATTGCCACCAGCGGACGTGCCGTGGAAGCAGCGGGAGACGTTGACGTCCTGTTACTGGACAAAACAGGCACCATCACCCTCGGTAACCGTCAAGCCTCAGAGTTTTTACCGTTAAGTGGTGTCTCGGAACAACAATTAGCAGACGCCGCTCAACTCTCCTCTCTGGCGGATGAAACCCCAGAAGGACGCAGTATTGTGGTGCTCGCAAAACAAAAATTCAATTTACGTGAACGCGATATCCACGCCATGAACGCTACGTTTGTCCCCTTCTCTGCCATGACTCGCATGAGCGGTGTGAACGTCGGCGAACGTATGATCCGCAAAGGTTCTGCTGACGCTATTCGCCGTTATGTCGAAGCCAACCACGGTAAATTCCCTGTCGAAGCCGACAAACTTGTTGAACAGGTGGCGCATACAGGGGGAACACCATTAGTAGTGGTTGATAGCCAAACAGTACTCGGTGTAGTGGCGCTCAAAGACATCGTCAAAGGCGGTATGAAAGAGCGTTTTGCGCAAATGCGTGCGATGGGGATCAAAACCGTGATGATCACGGGGGACAACCACCTAACCGCAGCGGCGATTGCGGCAGAAGCAGGCGTAGATGATTTCTTAGCTGAAGCCACTCCAGAAGCAAAACTTGCATTGATACGCCAATATCAATCGGAAGGTCGCTTGGTGGCCATGACCGGGGATGGCACCAACGATGCGCCAGCACTGGCACAAGCGGATGTGGCCGTTGCCATGAACTCGGGTACGCAAGCGGCTAAAGAAGCCGGTAACATGGTAGATTTAGATTCCAACCCAACTAAGCTGATTGAAGTGGTGCATATTGGTAAACAGATGCTGATGACTCGCGGATCATTGACCACATTCAGTATTGCCAACGATATCGCCAAATACTTTGCAATTATTCCGGCCTGTTTTGCGGTCACATGGCCACAACTCAATGCCTTGAATATTATGCATTTGCACTCCCCTGCTTCGGCATTGCTGTCGGCGGTTATTTTTAATGCCTTGATTATTGTGTTCTTAATTCCACTGGCCTTAAAAGGGGTGAATTATCGCCCGATGAGTTCTCAATCACTTTTACAGCGTAACTTGGGCCTGTATGGGTTAGGCGGCTTGATTGTCCCATTTGTGGGGATCAAACTTATCGATATGTTCATCAGCTTATTTGGTATTTAA